From a single Lolium rigidum isolate FL_2022 chromosome 7, APGP_CSIRO_Lrig_0.1, whole genome shotgun sequence genomic region:
- the LOC124671568 gene encoding probable inactive beta-glucosidase 14, which translates to MPRAGVTAASQSSHALQLLSSASAIHRSQFPPPPDFLFGTSTSAYQIEGGYLEDKKSLSNWDVFTHKRGTIQDGSNGDIAADHYHRYMEDIELMHSLGVNSYRFSVAWTRILPRGRFGDVNLDGVAFYNAIIDALVLKGIQPFVTIFHYDTPHELEERYGGWLSPEIQKDFGYFAEVCFKMFGDRVKLWVTLNEPNLMARFSYMNGWYAPGHCSKPFGNCVFGNSSTEPYIAGHNMILSQENAVSIYRKNYQEKQGGYIGISVSAKWYKPLRNNTADLLAVERAISFNVPWFLDPIIFGDYPPEMRKILGPNLPEFTLKQREKLRVTKLDFIGLNHYSTWYVKDCIFSSCELDPTVGDARVASLVERDGVHIGKETGAPFFYDVPHGLEEVVMYYKQRYNNTATYITENGYAQASNSSLAANDFTSDTGRINYISGYLKFLASAIRKGADVRGYFVWSLIDNFEWTFGYTERFGLYHVDFRTHKRTPKLSAQWYRKFLKGSLLKSEFQNGSQLQQCTS; encoded by the exons ATTGAAGGTGGATATTTGGAGGACAAGAAAAGTCTAAGCAATTGGGATGTCTTCACTCATAAGCGAG GCACAATTCAGGATGGAAGCAACGGCGATATTGCTGCTGACCACTACCATCGTTACATG GAAGACATTGAGCTGATGCATTCCTTGGGTGTCAACTCATACCGATTCTCCGTAGCATGGACAAGAATTCTGCCAA GAGGCCGATTTGGGGATGTTAATCTAGATGGTGTAGCGTTCTACAATGCCATtattgatgctcttgtactaaaaG GAATACAACCATTTGTTACAATATTTCATTACGACACTCCACATGAACTTGAAGAGCGATATGGTGGATGGTTGAGTCCCGAAATTCA GAAGGACTTTGGTTACTTTGCAGAAGTATGCTTCAAAATGTTCGGCGACCGAGTAAAATTATGGGTTACATTGAATGAGCCTAACTTAATGGCAAGATTTTCTTATATGAATGGATGGTACGCACCTGGTCATTGTTCCAAGCCATTTGGAAACTGTGTCTTTGGAAATTCTTCAACAGAGCCATACATAGCAGGTCATAATATGATACTTTCACAAGAAAatgccgtgagcatttacagaaaGAACTACCAG GAGAAACAAGGTGGATATATTGGAATTTCTGTCAGCGCGAAGTGGTATAAACCATTACGAAATAACACAGCTGATCTACTAGCAGTTGAGCGGGCTATATCTTTTAATGTTCCATG GTTTCTGGACCCTATAATTTTTGGTGATTATCCTCCAGAGATGCGCAAAATCTTGGGTCCAAACCTACCTGAGTTCACCTTAAAGCAGAGGGAGAAACTACGTGTAACAAAATTGGATTTCATCGGACTAAATCATTATTCAACATGGTATGTGAAAGACTGCATCTTTTCATCGTGTGAACTGGATCCTACCGTTGGGGATGCACGAGTGGCTAGTTTGGTTGAAAGAGATGGGGTGCATATCGGTAAAGAG ACGGGAGCGCCATTCTTTTATGACGTTCCACATGGGCTGGAAGAGGTGGTTATGTATTACAAACAAAGATACAATAATACAGCAACATATATCACAGAAAATG GTTATGCTCAAGCAAGCAATAGCAGCCTGGCTGCTAATGATTTTACCAGTGACACAGGAAGAATAAATTATATCAGTGGCTACCTCAAATTTTTAGCGTCTGCAATAAG GAAAGGAGCTGATGTACGTGGTTACTTTGTGTGGTCTCTTATTGACAACTTTGAGTGGACGTTTGGATACACAGAAAGGTTCGGGCTCTACCATGTCGACTTCAGGACACACAAGAGGACACCAAAATTATCAGCTCAATGGTACAGGAAGTTCCTCAAAGGTTCACTTCTGAAGAGTGAATTTCAAAATGGATCCCAgctgcagcagtgcacttcttgA
- the LOC124674115 gene encoding uncharacterized protein LOC124674115, with translation MAPVVTAPAAALSPICRVSLPARSALPSSSVKQLPRFAARSSSGSGNGGGTRPDPKAGDNESKAVLDAFFLGKALAEALTERAESVVGEVFSVVGQWQAEQQKQVQEFQEEVVQRAQKAKERAAVEVVDDKGPKTLRGPSTTISTPVPSSPPSPTPTQGE, from the exons ATGGCGCCCGTAGtaacagcgccggcggcggctctCTCGCCCATCTGCCGCGTCTCTCTCCCGGCCCGCAGCGCTCTCCCCTCTTCTTCCGTCAAACAGCTCCCCAGGTTCGCGGCCAGGAGTagcagcggcagcggcaacggcggcggcacACGTCCCGACCCCAAAGCAG GTGATAACGAGAGCAAGGCGGTCCTCGACGCCTTCTTCCTCGGGAAGGCCTTGGCGGAGGCGCTGACGGAGAGGGCCGAGTCGGTGGTGGGCGAGGTGTTCAGCGTCGTCGGGCAGTGGCAGGCGGAGCAGCAGAAGCAGGTCCAGGAATTCCAG GAGGAAGTAGTTCAGAGGGCCCAAAAAGCCAAGGAGAGAGCTGCCGTGGAGGTCGTGGATGACAAGGGCCCAAAGACTCTAAGGGGACCTTCGACAACCATTTCGACGCCTGTGCCTTCGTCCCCTCCTTCTCCTACACCCACACAGGGAGAATAG